The Arachis ipaensis cultivar K30076 chromosome B05, Araip1.1, whole genome shotgun sequence nucleotide sequence TAATAAGATAGTAATTTATTTCATATTGAtgctatataaaaattaattgttaatttaataaaaaattaaataattaaaatcatacatgtaatataaatataattttgtaattttaaaaatattaaaaatatattttaaaaatgaacccatcaaacatatttttttattttccatacataaaaataaatcttCTTTTTTATAAAggtaaaaaattgaaaattattttttaaaataaaaataaaaatattttcgcaAATTAATCAAACTGCTGAATCatcaaaatgaaaattttttatgttagGTATTTTTTTGGCCGAACAGTTTTAGTCACTAACAAAAATTACATTCGAACAGTTATCTCTTTttagtaataataatataaaatgctACCGTCTTGCAGAACTTGTTAATATTATTGGAAGCATCCATGGTTGATCAAGAATACACTAAAGAATAATGATACTACTCCGCACCATAGTCAtcatctttttctttgtttcttccttTCTCAGCCTTCACATGGCCGCTGCAGTCCAAATCATTTCCAAGTCAAAACTGGAGAAATGCGAGAAAAACTCCAACTCTGGCGATAACCTTAATTGCACCACAAAAATCGTGGTCAACATGGCCGTTCCCAGTGGCTCAGTAATAACAATGGCTCTCTGaacaaatatttattttattttattcttgtttcaaatGTTGAGTACATGTATATCTATATAATGCAATGGTGGTGTAGAGTGGAGGAGAGGCATCAATTGTTGCAGAGTTAGTGGAGGTGGAGGAAAACTCAACCACCAAGATGCAAACGCTGCGGATTCCACCTATCATAACTGTAAATAAATCTGCTGCTTTTGCATTGTATCAGTTATCATACATACGGGTACATACCACTATCACAACTTCTCTCTCTTGCAATGGACACATATAACTTCAATTAATTTCAGTTTGGATGCATGGCTCTTTAATTACTTTGTAGGATGTTCCTTATAAACCTGAAGAGTACTATGTTAGAACACGAAAGTGTGAGCCAGATGCTAGTTCAAATGTTGTTAAGATATGCGAAAGGCAAGCCTTGTAATAATTCTGTTATTAGAAATGCATATTGATGGATTGAATTTATTGATGAGAGTTTGTAGGATGTGTTGTTTCAGATTGCGGGATGAAGAAGGTCATATAATTGAAAAAACTCAGGTGCTGCtatttatgtattttatatttgattATTTACGTAAAGATGTCTTTATACGATGATAGCAGATAATCGCTAAACAGTTTGAGATATTTATGCTTTAGCCAATATGTTGTCCATGTGGACCACAACGACGGATGCCTTCATCTTGTGGAAACTTCTGTAagtgcttaaattattaatttgctATTAGTAAGTTATATAGAAAGGATTAGAACTAGAATTAGTGTTATAATGAATTGTTTAACTGGCCATCAGTTGATAAATTGACAAAAGGAAAGGCTAACACGGCACATTGTGTGCGCTTTCCAGGTGAGTGGTAAGCTTTCATTCTTCCTATCTTATGTTGAttcaaattcaagttcaaatcCATTATGCTGATTCTCACTAACAGGAATAGGTTGATCTTAAATGGAAGTAACCTACTTGTATTGTATGTATTTGTTTTCAAATCATATCAGGTTTCATGTATTTGGTATTGGACGGCAAACCTTGGAATTTAGTATTCGAATACAGGTCAAGAGTGGGAACAAAGTTTCGGTATGTACATCATCATACTGGATTTTTGTTAATTGATTATTTGATCTGTTTTTATGTGTATCTAATAGAATTTTTCTTATCCATATTTGGCTGGCAGGAAGTGATTGTGGGTCCTGAAAACAAAACAGTGACATCTCAAGATAAATTTTTGAGGGTTAATCTTATTGGAGATTTTGTTGGGTATACAAGTATACCATCTTTTGAGAATTTCTATCTTGTTGTACCAAGACGGGTATGCTTTTAATGTTGACTAGTATAAGGTTGTTAACAATTATTATTTGACATATTAtaggaaaaataaaattgaaattttagaattttcTTATCCCAGGGTGGCCCTGGTCAGCCACAGGAATTGGGAAGAAATATATCAATGTGGATGCTACTTGAAAGAGTTAGATTTACTTTAGATGGTTTTGAATGTAACAAAATTGGTGTTAGTTATGAAGCTTTCAATCAACAACCAAACTTTTGCTCTTCACCCTATTGGAGTTGTTTGCACAATCAACTCTGGAATTATTGGGAGGTCAGTAACTTCAACATTATACTTTAAAGTACAATTTTCTTAATAGTTATTGAAAATCTGAGAGattttagtattattattatcAGGCTGATTTGAACCGCTTAAGTAGGAACCAGACGCCACTCTATGGTTTGGAAGGACAATTTGAAAGGATAAATCAGCATCCAGTTATGTTGCAATAGTTGTatattgttttatttaatttatatttataaattgatAAGTTAATATATTCCATTATATATTATTTCCAACTTATTTTCTTCTTTGCAGAATGCAGGGGGTTATTCTTTCTCCATAGGAATTACAGAGGTTCTTAATACAAACCTTGTGATAGAATTAAGTGCCAATGATGTAGAGTACGTTTATCAAAGGTAAGATTATTTAGTAGGTACATAGAATAATTATCAAAAGAGTGGTGGTTGCTTCATAGTTAGTTATAGTCATGATGATTATGCTTTAACTTATTTTTTAAGCACTTTAACCCAATTTTACATAcaactttttaaaatttgtttgataTATTTCACTTTTTTCTAGGAGCCCTGGAAAGATTCTCAGTGTTAGTATCCCTACATTTGAAGCTTTAACTCAATTTGGAGTTGCTACA carries:
- the LOC107640173 gene encoding protein HAPLESS 2, producing the protein MILLRTIVIIFFFVSSFLSLHMAAAVQIISKSKLEKCEKNSNSGDNLNCTTKIVVNMAVPSGSSGGEASIVAELVEVEENSTTKMQTLRIPPIITVNKSAAFALYQLSYIRDVPYKPEEYYVRTRKCEPDASSNVVKICERLRDEEGHIIEKTQPICCPCGPQRRMPSSCGNFFDKLTKGKANTAHCVRFPGEWFHVFGIGRQTLEFSIRIQVKSGNKVSEVIVGPENKTVTSQDKFLRVNLIGDFVGYTSIPSFENFYLVVPRRGGPGQPQELGRNISMWMLLERVRFTLDGFECNKIGVSYEAFNQQPNFCSSPYWSCLHNQLWNYWEADLNRLSRNQTPLYGLEGQFERINQHPNAGGYSFSIGITEVLNTNLVIELSANDVEYVYQRSPGKILSVSIPTFEALTQFGVATITTKNTGDVEASYSLTFNCSKDVTLMEEQFLIMKPNEITNRSFKIYPNTDQASKYLCAAILKDSDYSEVDRAECQFTTMATVLDNGTQGMPFQPPETDMSFFDSIEHMWTKLWTSFVDFVTGKSCRQKCSGFFDFKCHIQYVCLSWILMFGLFLAIFPAGIVVLWLLHEEGLFDPIYYWCDDTFVDDQIMDKQNYKYDKRHHHRQEAKHPKHGSQHRQRTGYEPKHKQKHRHSEGESGSFDHLHHVQKENHKHGHKKNKDIMLHNVENRAHHKRKRNRDTSIGLVKEMKLNRDEHKQEL